The following DNA comes from Salvelinus sp. IW2-2015 linkage group LG1, ASM291031v2, whole genome shotgun sequence.
taccatgttattgtcatgttgtgttgttgtcttaggtctctctttatgtagtgttgtgtttcctcttgtcctatatttatttattttttaatcccagccccgtcccgcaggaggccttttggtaggctgtcattgtaaataagaatttgttcttaactgacttgcctagttaaattaaataaataaagtggTCGAGGGTGTGTTTTTTATAAGTTTGAACCGCAGCCttttactactttaaaatggctgAAGCATGGGGGAAGGTGCTGCCGATGTTAAAATTGCCTTTTgcccactagaggcctctatcattctctactATAAAACCCCACTTCTGCATCACTAGAACACTTTGAGAAAGGTATCGAGCAAAGAGAAGCAAACCTCAGTGAGGGTTTGAGTTGATTTAGTTGTCACAAGGATTTCGTTTTGAGAAAATTGATATGCTAAGAAAAAGTTTACTTAACTTTGGCTAAGGTCGTTTCTTTCATTTTATCTTCAAAGAGTAACCTGCATAAACCTTAAAAGGGACCTTTACATTAGGCTAGTTTCAATGTAAGTAAAATCTTAAAATATCTATGCATGCTATTTTTTATGTAAATTGAAAAGGCCTGACGATTTGTAGGCTATAGACCGAtggaaatgtattatttcatacaACTTGAACGAAGGCAAGTTGAAATCATCCTCACAGTTAACCTTGCTGTTGGTGGCTATGGTTTGATAAGATACGTTTTTGTCAATGATGCAATGTATTTGCTTGTTAgtcatacatttttgtcatttttcaCTGGGTCAACAACATCTGTCCACTGGAAACCGTGTGTATTGATTTCCTCAGTTACCGGTTCAAACGATTTTCAGATTCACGTGGGGTGTAGTAGTAAGTGGGCAGGTTCTGAAGTCATGTGCGTCTGCTATATTTCTCCCGCCACTTACTTGAATCCGCCCCTTTCAGTGACGTCAACGGAGAGCTCTTTGGGTGGAAAGAGGAAATAAGGGTTTCTCCTGTCACGTTTCAATATATTTACCCTATTTTTGTAGACTTTTCGTTTACTGTAGCTAGTTAACTCGGTTTGTATTGTTTTGAATGACATCAGACATGGTATCATGAATATACTGTAAGATTAGACCCACATACTCAACCCTCTGTTTGATATGTTCACTTCACATAAGTTAACATTTTGAAAAGTGTAATTTTGAATACTTATAACAGAAATACCTAGTAATGTGATAATGGATAATACAGGGATTTTAATGTCTCCCTCAGAGTGTAGTTATGTAAAATCAAACTGAGGCCTTAAATATGATTTGTAATGTAACTTCTAACTACACTGATGTCTTAGTCATGGGGCATGCCTTCAAATTCTCAGACATGTCTCATGTAATGACTTCAGGCCAGTCTGTTCTGCAGCCTTGCCTATGTGTGACTGCCCACCCTGTCAGGTGATCTCTCTCAGTAgacagacagggaaagagagacagagaaagaagtagGCTAGAGTAGATCAATTCACAGCAGTTTTGAGCCCCTTGGGATATGATTTTTTTCTCCCAGGATTTTTAAATACAAAATGAGAACAGAAAAGTCCAACTCATGAGGATGTTGTGGGATGGGGTTGAGTTTGCTTTGAGTGGAATTTTGTGTAAATAACTTGACTGACTGCACCAGATCTACTTCCAGTTTGTTCTGGCAAATTTCGCCCTGCATGTCTCAAAGGACCCCATCCCGGATATCTCCTACAATTTAGTAAACGGGATCCCATCTTCCCCCACTTCCTACTTCTCATGCACTTCAAggaaataatacatttgcaactcTATATGTGTAAAAATTATCAtagcctgatgaagacagctttgctgtcgaaacgttggagaTTAAAttgttgcatctgagctcctagagtgtgcggctttcctttattttcaagtgttctactccgctagccagcacctcgcctaaataggtgtgcgtttctttttcttctagattaaAAATGATCATAAACCTGATTTTTCTTGCATGGCAATGAATGGTAAAGAAAGGGGTTCCGTGTCAAAAATTGCTACATTTAGCTTACAGTTACATAAATACAGCTTGCATAATTATCTCCTAAGGGAATGATAGAAGCCTCTGCTTCCCCCAGGGTAAACTTTGTTATTGCAAGGGAAGGTTCTTTACCATGAGAGTGGTCATAGAGCAAGAATATGAGGGCTGGGATGTGACACTCAACACACCTAAACCCCTATTTAACCACTGTCTGACAGGGAAATAGATAGAAAATTGTGAAACCACCTAATTTATGAAACATGATAATCGTGTCAGTTGATAGTAGTGGTACATTCAGACTAGTTATGTAATTACATGAAATATGTTTTGCTTAAATTATGGATGAACACTGGTGCCTAGTAGTTATTGTACTACAGTCATAAGGGTTGATGTTCAGGACTTGTCTCTACATGTCCATAGAGCTTTGCCCAGACATGTACTAGATCAGGAAAGTAGGAAGGCTTTATGAATCACTGGCTGATGACTGGCTGTTAAATACAACTGCAGCGTCCTCAATACACAGTCCAGTTCCTCCGTTACACATATGAAGTAAGGTACAATTAAGATTTTGAGAGAGGTTTACTTGTGCATAAATGATAAGTTCTTTATTGGTTGTGGTAGGCTATACAACTTGTTACATTTAGTATTGTTTAAGTGATTATGGTTTGATAGTTCGTTTTTGAATTATATTGGAATATCAGATTATAGGATGCCATTTACACATTTTTTGGGGTGATAGGATAGGGTGATTAAGATCATTTCATTATGTTAGTTTAGTAGTTGAGGTTTAAATCTGCGAGAAACAGTCTTGGTCTTACATATATTCTTGCTATCATCTTTACCTATGTTCAGAGAAGTATCTGATTGGTTGCAGTAGAACATtgcatgattattatttttttaccactTCAGTGCTTTTAGATAGTTTTGCTATTCTGTAGAAGACCCACTCAAGAAGGGGACTCAGTAGTGTGACATACTCAAAGTACATCCGGTATCTACATTTGATATGACTTCTTTTCACATGATCTTACTGATGACGTTACTGTTTCCTGGACAGCGGCTCAGACCACTATCCTCTTGCTGTGCTCTGTATGCCCTGTCAATTAACCATGCTATCCTCTCCCTGTGTCCCCTGCAATCTAGAACCAGAACAACCATGGCCAGTTGTAAGTGCATCCTGAGCTCTCCGGAGAAAAGTCCTGCCAGGCAGAACCTGTTTGGCCCAGTTGACCATGAGCAGCTGCAGCAGGAGTATCAGGACACCCTGCGCAGAGACCTGGAGGACGCCTGTCGCCGCTGGGGCTTCGACTTCCTGTCAGATAAGCCTCTGGCTGGGCGAGACTTCCAGTGGGAGGAGGTTCCGGGCACCATGGTGCCTCTCCTCTACCTGCCCTGCCTGTTGGGTCAGGGGGAGGCACAGAAGATCGGAGGGCCGGCAGCATCCACAGGGATGGTCAGGGCGGGGCCATGGCACCGTGGCAAGGAAAACATCCCTTGCACCCCTGAGAAGAACGGAGCCAACCTCCAGAACCTGGAGAAACCGCAAGACGAGAACAAACTGAAGAGGAAACAGACCAACCTCACAGGTAGGAGGTTTGGTGTGGATGTAGggggatgttttttggggggagggtttATAAGTTGTTAGGGTTGAACTGCTGGTTTACTTCAATTAAGTTTTGAACACCGAGTCCAATGCTAATAAAATATCTATTGGCGTCTGCAGATTTCTACCAAGCCAAGAAGAGAGTGGTGGGTACGTCGCTTAAGTCAGGCCGGTGATTTCAGAGACACCGTCACAGCTGCCAGGGAGCCAACAGTTGGACAAAACCACAGCAAGCACTACTTCTCTCGGGAACCGACACGCTGAACAGACTctgagtacatacagtacacttacCTGGAGAAATACATAACCAATCCTCTAAACAAACGCAGTGAAAAATGAAACAACCTATTTTATTGCATCCGTTACCGATGcatactgttttatttttatatccatGTAGGTTAACCGATGTACTAATGATTTCAAGTAAGGGGGCTTGTGTTCTCCCTGTGGTAAGGGAGGGACATTCTAATGGTGCATCCATGACCATTTGTGAGTCATGAAAGAACATCCTCTAAACCTTTATGACCGTTTAGTGTAAGGAAGACTTGAAAATCAAAGTCTGGACAGTTAAGGTTCCACAGCACTGAAATAGACCAATCGAAACCATGCCTCGGTCTACGCATAAATCGTCTTGTTTTGATCATATCTTGAAATAATGAAACCATACTGTTTACGGTGCTGAGTTTTAATCTACTGTAATATAGTGTCACATTGAGAGGACTCTTGAAAAaatgaccacaacaacacaatagTCTTTCCagttaaaatgttaaaatgtatGGATTGATGTTTTTTTCATTATGCTGTGTCTCACAATTTAAATATGTATCTCAACATGTACTCATAGGAATCTACTTGAAGGGTACCGCCGTGCATAAAATTATGCAAACTCCTATATAGAAATGGCacctatttaatttttttcacctttatttaactaggcaagtctgttaagaaca
Coding sequences within:
- the cdkn1a gene encoding cyclin-dependent kinase inhibitor 1 isoform X1, which produces MDRPFPEIRHSFNAMIVFSATGSLTRTTMASCKCILSSPEKSPARQNLFGPVDHEQLQQEYQDTLRRDLEDACRRWGFDFLSDKPLAGRDFQWEEVPGTMVPLLYLPCLLGQGEAQKIGGPAASTGMVRAGPWHRGKENIPCTPEKNGANLQNLEKPQDENKLKRKQTNLTDFYQAKKRVVGTSLKSGR
- the cdkn1a gene encoding cyclin-dependent kinase inhibitor 1 isoform X2, giving the protein MKTRTTMASCKCILSSPEKSPARQNLFGPVDHEQLQQEYQDTLRRDLEDACRRWGFDFLSDKPLAGRDFQWEEVPGTMVPLLYLPCLLGQGEAQKIGGPAASTGMVRAGPWHRGKENIPCTPEKNGANLQNLEKPQDENKLKRKQTNLTDFYQAKKRVVGTSLKSGR
- the cdkn1a gene encoding cyclin-dependent kinase inhibitor 1 isoform X3, encoding MASCKCILSSPEKSPARQNLFGPVDHEQLQQEYQDTLRRDLEDACRRWGFDFLSDKPLAGRDFQWEEVPGTMVPLLYLPCLLGQGEAQKIGGPAASTGMVRAGPWHRGKENIPCTPEKNGANLQNLEKPQDENKLKRKQTNLTDFYQAKKRVVGTSLKSGR